A window of Chryseobacterium sp. IHB B 17019 genomic DNA:
CTCTGTTCGACCGTTTTCTGATCAGAATCAATGTAGATTATGTAAACCCTGAGTTGTTGCAACAGGTACTTTTAGCAGGAAGAAAACTGGAAAATAACACGGAAACCGAAATTCCCGAAATTCTTTCAGATGAGATCAGGGAACTGCAGAATTTATGTAAAACAATAGATTTAAAACCGATTTACGAAGTATATTTAAATACAATTATCAATCTCAGAAACACAGGAATTGCAATTTCCGACCGTAGAGCCGTAAAACTCCAGAATCTGATTGCGGCAAGTGCTTTGATTTGCGGAAGAAATGAAGCGATTTTATCTGATTTATGGGTGCTGAAACATATTTGGGATACCGAAGAACAGATCGAAATTCTTGAAGGAATCATCAACAGAACCATTGAAAAAGATGAGAACCCGAAATCTCATCCACAAGCCTTACAAAACAAAACCCCAAATCCGGAAGAAGTCATGAAAGACGTGAAAATTCTTGTGGAAAAATGGAACAACGAAACCTTGAGTTTTGAAGAACAAAATGTAATTAAAGATAAATTAAGATACCTTCAAACGCGTTGCGACTGGATCAAAAATCCTGAACAAAAACAATACATCCAACAAGAAATTGAAAGTCTATGGCAAAAGATTCTTCAGAGCGTATAAAAGAATTTTGGGCGGAACTTCCCCGTGCGGATGAAGATTTTTTAGGATCAATCCGCGACTGGAAAAATGTACAGGTCGCATTGGAAAATGATGTCATCTGGCTGAAAGGTCTTACCGATGAACAGGCTGTTTCACCGGAAATTCAGCAGCTGCCCAATTTTTTAATATACGAACTAAGGGAAGAGCTTTTGTTTCGGAAAGATGCCTTGGTTCCAAGTAAAAAAGTGAGAACAGCTTTGCTTTGGACTTCGATTGATAAAGCATTGCGATTAACTTTTCCTCCATCAAACCAGAATTTTTTTGGAATTGATGAAAAAATTGAAGTAAAATTAAGACCAAGCGAGGAAGAGCAGCCCGCAATCGCCTTATTAAGTCCAATAGCTGAAATTAAAGAGATAATTATTGCTTTACCAAAATTCAAACTTGAAAAATTGGATTGGATTGTTATTAATGATAAAGCATTATTTTTAGGAAATCCATTGTTGAGCCTTCCTGGAAAAACTTTTTGGACGAAAAACGGACATCTTTTGCCGACAGGTTTCGATTTTGAGTTTAAAAATTTAAGTTCTTTATTACAGAGAAAATATAATGCAGATCAGGATCAATGGCTTTTATGGAATGAAGATGGAAGTGTTTTGCCTATTAATAAAAATGATTTCCGAAAACTG
This region includes:
- a CDS encoding AAA family ATPase: MNQNIEKLNIALTYVKDTFVGKSDVVDLLGICLLARENAFLYGPPGTAKSAIVRTLAKTVKDGKNFEYLLTRFTEPNEIFGPFDIRKLKEGELLTNTEGMMPEASMVFLDEIFNANSAILNSLLMALNEKIFKRGKETKHLPALMFVGASNILPEDEALNALFDRFLIRINVDYVNPELLQQVLLAGRKLENNTETEIPEILSDEIRELQNLCKTIDLKPIYEVYLNTIINLRNTGIAISDRRAVKLQNLIAASALICGRNEAILSDLWVLKHIWDTEEQIEILEGIINRTIEKDENPKSHPQALQNKTPNPEEVMKDVKILVEKWNNETLSFEEQNVIKDKLRYLQTRCDWIKNPEQKQYIQQEIESLWQKILQSV